The proteins below come from a single Bacteroidota bacterium genomic window:
- a CDS encoding polysaccharide deacetylase family protein, whose product MLTIFVANHTNRIDYTFRLIFKDLLDIDFCITSNKEEFAANTGHKFSYGTHKISDEVFFKSSGLLESTGIQELDTEVSTYKNTAVLFPLYDASSALPFDPFAAAFYMATRYEEYLPYKADKLGRFEAAAGIAHQQGFLQLPVVNLWAAIIRDTLKNNYPEIPGPHRKFRFVPTYDIDIAYSYLYKGNTRSMAAAAKDLLKGNFRNLKERYDVLQGNKADPYDSYEFMFELQEQYGLCANYFIHAGTWGKYDKSIAPETEPYASLLRKINSLAEIGIHPSWQSTEKPELIKQEIIRIEGVIGEPITQARQHFIKLKFPDTYRNFIAAGIIDDYSMGFASDIGFRAGLCSSFFFYDLVEERETKLRIHPFAIMEGSMKDYLNISAAEALPVIEKIMKQVAAVGGTFITIFHNESLGTSAKWAGWRNVYREMTEMANSLS is encoded by the coding sequence ATGCTCACGATATTTGTCGCCAATCATACGAACAGAATCGACTATACATTCAGGCTTATTTTCAAAGACCTGCTTGATATTGATTTCTGCATCACATCAAACAAAGAGGAATTTGCCGCAAATACGGGACATAAATTTTCATACGGCACACATAAAATAAGCGATGAAGTTTTCTTTAAATCATCGGGATTGCTTGAATCAACGGGAATACAGGAATTAGATACTGAAGTTTCAACCTATAAAAACACGGCAGTACTATTTCCTTTATACGATGCAAGCTCGGCCTTGCCGTTCGATCCTTTTGCTGCAGCTTTTTATATGGCAACGCGCTATGAAGAATATCTTCCTTACAAGGCAGACAAGCTGGGGCGTTTTGAAGCTGCTGCCGGAATTGCCCATCAGCAAGGCTTTCTGCAACTACCTGTTGTAAATTTATGGGCTGCAATTATTCGCGACACGCTGAAAAACAACTATCCTGAAATTCCCGGTCCGCATCGTAAATTCAGATTTGTACCTACCTATGATATTGATATCGCCTACTCATACCTTTATAAAGGAAATACGCGCAGTATGGCCGCCGCAGCAAAGGATTTACTCAAAGGGAACTTCCGGAACCTGAAAGAGCGCTACGATGTACTCCAGGGTAATAAAGCAGATCCTTACGACAGTTATGAATTCATGTTTGAACTGCAGGAGCAATACGGTCTCTGTGCCAATTATTTCATACATGCGGGTACATGGGGAAAATATGACAAAAGCATTGCGCCTGAAACAGAGCCATACGCTTCCCTGCTTCGAAAAATAAACAGCCTTGCCGAAATCGGCATTCATCCGTCATGGCAATCCACAGAAAAGCCGGAGCTTATTAAACAAGAAATTATACGGATTGAAGGTGTCATCGGAGAACCCATTACACAAGCGCGACAGCATTTTATTAAGTTGAAATTCCCGGACACCTACAGGAACTTCATCGCTGCCGGCATCATCGATGATTATTCCATGGGATTTGCATCAGACATAGGTTTCAGAGCAGGACTATGCTCATCGTTTTTCTTCTATGACCTGGTGGAAGAAAGGGAAACAAAACTGAGGATACATCCCTTTGCCATTATGGAAGGCAGCATGAAAGATTACCTGAATATTTCTGCCGCCGAAGCGCTGCCCGTAATCGAAAAAATCATGAAACAAGTTGCTGCCGTAGGCGGAACTTTTATCACCATCTTTCATAATGAATCTCTTGGAACCTCAGCAAAATGGGCCGGCTGGAGAAATGTGTATCGTGAAATGACCGAAATGGCAAACAGTCTTTCGTAA
- the upp gene encoding uracil phosphoribosyltransferase, translating into MVNVLGEKTSVLNQYISEIRDVDVQKDPLRFRRNCERIGEVFGYEISKLLEYEKKEIITPLGVAEMPVIKNYPVLATILRAGLPLHQGLLNVFDRSDNAFISAYRLHYPDGQFDVKVEYVSSPDLTNRTLILCDPMLATGSSLVLTYKELLSKGKPLHTHIVTIIASVQGVEYLKKHLPAADVTLWAGAVDDELTAQAYIVPGLGDAGDLAFGVKL; encoded by the coding sequence ATGGTCAATGTGCTTGGTGAAAAAACTTCGGTCTTGAACCAGTATATCTCTGAAATAAGAGATGTGGATGTTCAGAAAGACCCTCTTCGGTTCAGAAGAAATTGTGAACGCATAGGTGAAGTTTTCGGCTATGAAATCAGCAAACTTCTTGAATACGAAAAAAAGGAAATCATCACACCTTTGGGCGTAGCAGAAATGCCTGTTATAAAAAACTATCCGGTGCTTGCAACCATACTTCGTGCAGGCTTGCCGCTTCATCAGGGGCTGCTCAATGTTTTTGACAGGTCAGATAATGCATTTATTTCAGCCTACAGGCTGCATTATCCCGACGGACAGTTTGACGTCAAAGTAGAGTATGTTTCCAGTCCTGATCTTACAAATCGCACACTGATATTGTGTGACCCGATGCTTGCCACCGGTTCATCACTGGTGCTGACCTATAAGGAACTTCTTTCAAAAGGCAAACCGCTTCATACCCACATAGTCACAATTATTGCCAGTGTTCAGGGTGTTGAATACCTTAAAAAGCACTTACCGGCAGCAGACGTTACCCTCTGGGCAGGTGCTGTTGATGATGAACTCACGGCTCAGGCCTATATCGTACCCGGTTTGGGCGATGCCGGCGATCTGGCTTTCGGTGTAAAACTGTAA